The following coding sequences are from one Oncorhynchus clarkii lewisi isolate Uvic-CL-2024 chromosome 20, UVic_Ocla_1.0, whole genome shotgun sequence window:
- the LOC139377311 gene encoding gap junction delta-4 protein-like has product MEKTGLMEILFITFNHNVTFLGKTWLILMVVLRLLILLFSGYPLFRDEQEHFVCNTIQPGCTNVCFDSFAPLSLFRFWLFQLIMLCLPHLMFISYIIHKVSSTLRIRGNYFSGSRSQTGAGTLCTPLHALPKGTPNFVSAYLLDVILRILLEAAFSAGQYYLYGFSVPRSFQCYEFPCTSMVECYISSPTEKTIMLNFMLAAASLSLLLNLADLVCSVQWMVTQRTRRKGRWLMKDGVGEDMEVMYNQNHKTPKTVLKRGQSHMDKPTSNCNQNGDLSHRRVRINDETRVRVAAQPLQGSRLPRRDAKIEPPFHPIPMGAPWSGHFVHPNHISRSSSVPLSRQLERDPVVVSRQFTPSQMYSGRRHGQSTMVDATLLEQHHDSAESRDRLLDDVNLQEVRGSSSSSSDSSSSSDAQ; this is encoded by the exons ATGGAGAAGACGGGCCTAATGGAAATACTCTTCATTACTTTCAATCACAACGTCACTTTTCTGG GGAAGACATGGTTGATCTTGATGGTGGTCCTGAGGTTACTCATCCTCCTGTTCTCTGGCTATCCCCTCTTCCGGGACGAGCAGGAGCACTTTGTGTGCAACACCATCCAGCCAGGCTGTACCAACGTCTGCTTCGACAGTTttgctcccctctccctcttccgcTTCTGGCTGTTCCAACTGATCATGCTCTGTCTCCCTCACCTGATGTTCATCTCTTATATCATCCACAAAGTATCGTCAACTCTCCGTATCAGAGGGAACTATTTCTCTGGGAGCAGAAGTCAGACCGGAGCAGGCACTCTGTGCACCCCTCTACACGCTCTACCAAAAGGAACACCTAACTTTGTAAGTGCCTATCTTCTGGATGTGATACTGCGGATTCTGCTGGAGGCAGCGTTCAGTGCCGGCCAGTACTACCTCTATGGCTTCTCTGTCCCCAGGAGCTTCCAGTGTTATGAATTTCCCTGTACGTCCATGGTGGAGTGCTACATTTCCAGCCCCACAGAGAAGACCATCATGCTCAACTTCATGCTGGCGgctgcctccctgtctctgctACTGAACTTGGCAGATCTTGTGTGCTCTGTGCAATGGATGGTGACACAGAGGACCAGGAGAAAGGGAAGATGGTTGATGAAAGATGGGGTTGGGGAGGACATGGAAGtcatgtacaaccagaaccacaAGACCCCCAAAACTGTCCTCAAGAGAGGACAAAGTCACATGGACAAACCAACCTCGAACTGTAACCAAAACGGTGACCTTTCACACAGAAGAGTCAGAATAAATGATGAGACTCGCGTTAGGGTGGCTGCCCAACCACTGCAGGGGAGCAGGCTGCCGCGGAGGGATGCAAAGATTGAACCGCCATTTCACCCCATTCCTATGGGGGCTCCATGGAGCGGGCACTTTGTTCATCCCAACCACATCTCCCGTTCAtcttccgtccctctctcccGGCAGTTAGAGAGAGACCCAGTAGTAGTGTCACGCCAATTTACACCCTCACAAATGTACAGTGGTCGGAGGCATGGCCAGTCCACCATGGTAGACGCAACACTCCTGGAGCAGCATCATGATAGTGCAGAATCCCGTGATAGGCTCCTGGACGACGTCAACCTGCAGGAAGTAAGGGGCTCCTCAAGCTCTTCCAGTGATTCTTCTTCCTCATCAGACGCTCAGTAA